In a single window of the Palaemon carinicauda isolate YSFRI2023 chromosome 10, ASM3689809v2, whole genome shotgun sequence genome:
- the LOC137647959 gene encoding uncharacterized protein produces MEEFEEGLKKYKDCHSDYLSQLPVNEHQSEIKRFEDRELSALGFRLQEKAKLAGLLAQRALLEKQTEIAQQQAELKAKEDLLKLDGEIEAARAREKVFQEEVIPSTDKVLNPETPAFVPSHNVHQNKPNVTAPFLPMAPAPESFYQSQQQLAAAMMLPHAEVTKFCGDLLEYTSFMLAFNDRIVPHTTSDSNRLYFLNQHLEGKPKSLIAGCMFINASEGYIEAKRLLDKVYGDPYKVSMAYIDKLTKWPQVRGDNSESLQEYALYLVKCNHTMQSLSNMQVLNDSPNLQRVISKLPVYIQNKWLDHVIKLRKQGVCVCFTTLVEFVQNAAEAAMDPVFSRKTLGEVCVFSKAKANLGSSQTKQNSFAVTVQPSNSANQYTRKCQLCSGHHDLEECPQFLHRSVDERREFVKDNRLCFSCLGNNHTSKRCLNRRQCKTCNKRHPTTLHIENFRMLDSNSAIVSQASAQYESTGQGCAKGQDGTLGEGRTPGQGNTQTLSNVRSSACTISDTVLQSILPVQLRVKGSDNLFTQKDIPVNHDQIPRYEMLKDWPHLPSVINKIPVYQPELDIGSNCPTALQPLEIVPTSGYGSFAVRYLHGWTVNGPVHVKVSSNGVSCHRLLVSDVQHVTDCITVESIRKYFELDFSERDLVSVPDERGFSFEDTRFVKRCQDDIEFRDGHFQLPMPFRDRNVNHPNNKKQAVSRAKWQRRKMKNSEDYRQQYTAFMDKLFEKGYAYKIPDDEGPNLTNSLTGVLIRFRQEVYAFTGDIEAMFFQIKIPPENQDYVRFLWWPNGDINRPLEEFRIAVHIFGAISSPSIANTALKATSNKADEKYDSTVGNTIRHTFYVDDCLKSCADVPTAVKLVKNLVSASGEGGFRLTKFVSNSSDVLNPG; encoded by the exons ATGGAGGAGTTTGAGGAAGGGTTAAAGAAGTACAAAGACTGCCACAGTGATTACTTGTCTCAACTACCTGTCAACGAGCACCAGtcagaaatcaaaaggtttgaaGATAGAGAATTGTCTGCCTTAGGATTCAGATTACAG GAGAAGGCAAAGTTAGCTGGTTTGCTTGCACAGAGGGCACTGCTTGAGAAACAAACAGAAATAGCCCAACAACAGGCAGAATTAAAAGCCAAGGAAGATTTGTTAAAGTTGGATGGTGAAATTGAAGCTGCAAGGGCGAGGGAGAAGGTGTTCCaggaagaagttattccatcgaCAGACAAAGTTTTAAACCCTGAAACACCAGCATTTGTTCCCAGTCACAATGTGCATCAAAATAAACCCAATGTCACCGCGCCTTTTCTACCAATGGCACCTGCCCCAGAGTCATTCTACCAAAGTCAGCAACAGTTAGCAGCGGCTATGATGCTGCCTCATGCTGAAGTGACCAAGTTTTGTGGTGATCTTCTTGAATATACATCATTCATGTTGGCATTTAATGACCGCATCGTGCCACACACCACATCAGACTCCAACAGGTTGTATTTCTTAAATCAGCATCTAGAAGGAAAGCCTAAGTCACTCATAGCTGGGTGCATGTTTATAAATGCATCTGAAGGATACATTGAAGCAAAAAGACTTCTGGACAAAGTGTATGGAGATCCATACAAGGTTTCCATGGCATACATAGACAAGCTAACCAAGTGGCCCCAAGTGAGAGGTGATAACAGTGAATCTTTGCAGGAATATGCTTTGTATCTTGTGAAATGTAATCATACCATGCAGTCATTGTCAAACATGCAGGTTTTGAATGATTCGCCAAACCTTCAGAGGGTGATTTCAAAGCTGccagtgtatattcaaaataagtggttggatcatgtgataaagctcaggaagcaaggtgtttgtgtgtgtttcaccACATTAGTGGAATTTGTGCAGAATGCAGCAGAGGCAGCAATGGATCCTGTATTCAGCAGGAAAACTTTGGGTgaagtgtgtgttttttcaaaggcaaaggcaaatctgGGCTCAAGTCAGACCAAGCAAAATTCGTTTGCAGTTACAGTGCAACCATCAAATTCTGCCAACCAGTATACTAGGAAATGCCAACTCTGTAGTGGTCATCATGACCTTGAGGAGTGCCCTCAATTTCTGCACAGGAGTGTGGATGAAAGACGAGAATTTGTTAAAGACAACCGTCTTTGCTTCAGTTGTTTGGGCAATAACCACACTTCAAAAAGGTGTCTCAATCGACGGCAGTGCAAGACATGTAATAAAAGGCATCCTACCACTCTGCACATTGAGAATTTTAGGATGCTTGACAGCAACAGTGCAATTGTGTCACAAGCTAGTGCACAGTATGAAAGTACAGGTCAAGGTTGTGCTAAGGGTCAAGATGGTACTCTAGGTGAAGGTCGCACTCCAGGTCAAGGTAATACTCAAACTCTAAGTAATGTGAGGTCTTCTGCATGTACAATTTCTGATACagtgttgcaatcaatcttgcctgtgcaattacgtgtaaagggtagcgacaat TTATTCACACAAAAGGATATTCCTGTTAATCATGATCAAATTCCAAGGTATGAAATGTTAAAGGATTGGCCTCATTTACCAAGTGTTATCAATAAGATTCCAGTGTATCAGCCAGAGTTAGACATAGGTAGTAACTGTCCAACAGCTTTACAACCTTTAGAGATTGTACCCACTTCAGGTTATGGCTCATTTGCAGTAAGATATTTGCATGGATGGACAGTTAATGGGCCTGTACATGTTAAGGTTAGTTCAAATGGGGTTTCATGTCACAGGTTACTTGTATCTGATGTTCAACATGTTACTGACTGTATTACTGTTGAAAGTATTAGGAAGTACTTTGAGTTAGATTTTTCAGAAAGGGATCTTGTGTCAGTTCCTGATGAGCGTGGCTTTTCTTTTGAGGACACAAGATTTGTGAAAAGGTGCCAGGATGACATTGAATTTAGAGATGGTCACTTTCAGCTACCCATGCCTTTCAGAGATCGCAATGTGAATCATCCTAACAATAAGAAGCAGGCTGTTAGCAGAGCTAAGTGgcaaaggaggaagatgaagaatagtgaagattacagacagcAGTACACAGCATTCATGGACAAGTTGTTTGAAAAAGGCTATGCTTACAAGATCCCAGATGATGAG GGTCCAAACCTCACCAATTCATTAACGGGAGTACTCATTAGATTCCGGCAGGAGGTTTATGCATTCACTGGAGATATTGAAGCTATGTTCTTTCAAATAAAGATTCCACCTGAGAATCAGGACTATGTTAGattcttgtggtggcctaatggtgacATCAATCGACCTCTTGAAGAATTCAGAATAGCTGTTCACATTTTCGGAGCAATCTCATCACCGAGTATTGCAAATACTGCATTGAAGGCCACATCAAACAAAGCAGATGAGAAGTATGATTCAACTGTTGGCAACACCATAAGGCACACTTTCTATGTTGACGACTGTTTGAAGTCGTGTGCTGATGTTCCTACAGCAGTGAAGTTGGTGAAGAATTTGGTATCTGCATCTGGTGAAGGAGGATTTAGGTTAACTAAATTTGTCAGCAATTCAAGTGatgtccttaaccctggatag
- the LOC137647961 gene encoding uncharacterized protein, with the protein MESLMTRALGMLWDLKEDSFKFSIELKDNPFTRRGLLSTISSLYDPLGLLSPIILPAKKLLQELCQVESLDWDERIPDEPAERWQHWIQGLHLLEQLSIPRCFKSSGIGNVIGSSLVLFSDASTVDYGVAAYLVLHDGNQVQSNLVMGKSRVSPKKVVTIPRLELTAATVSVKVAQHILKELEFTVGKEYVCADCVDDKSEHVSAVTISEEHHGFTRLIEYFSSWSRLQKAVSVFQQLKSILSGKRKGCVTTDAERAIIRYVQRKVFGDEVKALSREMSVGKSSPIYKLDPFLDSEDGLLKVGGRIRRSDIPQSAKHPILLPKKHHVTTLLIRNEHELLAHSGRNHVLSNLRQKYWIINANATVRNVFFHCVTCRKLKEPALSQKMADLPADRLEPSPPFSILVLTSLDPITSRKEERS; encoded by the exons atggagagtttaatgacaagagCCTTAGGAATGTTATGGGACCTTAAAGAAGACTCATTCAAGTTCTCAATTGAGCTCAAGGATAATCCATTCACCAGAAGAGGATTGTTATCAACTATATCATCATTATATGATCCCCTTGGGTTGCTCTCTCCAATCATCTTACCGGCCAAGAAACTGTTACAAGAATTGTGTCAAGTTGAGAGTTTGGACTGGGATGAGAGGATTCCAGATGAGCCAGCTGAAAGGTGGCAACATTGGATACAAGGTCTTCATTTACTGGAGCAGCTTTCAATACCAAGATGCTTCAAGTCAAGTGGGATTGGTAATGTGATAGGTTCAAGTCTTGTATTATTCAGCGATGCAAGTACAGTTGATTATGGTGTTGCAGCATACCTTGTTCTTCACGATGGAAACCAAGTTCAGTCAAATCTGGTCATGGGAAAATCAAGAGTATCTCCCAAAAAGGTGGTGACTATACCTAGGTTAGAACTTACAGCTGCAACTGTGTCTGTCAAGGTTGCTCAACacatcctgaaggagttggagtttactgttggcaag GAGTATGTGTGTGCAGATTGTGTTGATGATAAGAGTGAACATGTGTCTGCCGTCACAATTTCTGAAGAACATCATGGGTTTACAAGATTGattgaatatttctcttcatgGTCAAGGTTACAAAAGGCAGTTTCTGTATTTCAACAACTAAAGTCAATCCTTAGTGGTAAAAGGAAAGGTTGTGTAACCACTGATGCTGAAAGGGCAATCATAAGGTATGTACAACGGAAGGTGTTTGGTGATGAAGTGAAGGCTTTATCAAGGGAAATGTCAGTTGGCAAGAGTAGTCCAATATATAAGCTTGATCCCTTTCTTGATTCTGAGGATGGCTTATTGAAGGTTGGAGGTAGGATAAGAAGGTCTGACATTCCACAGTCTGCCAAACATCCCATACTGTTACCAAAGAAGCATCATGTGACTACATTGTTGATACGAAATGAGCATGAGTTATTAGCTCATTCAGGTAGAAACCATGTTCTCTCAAATCTAAGGCAGAAGTATTGGATCATCAATGCTAATGCAACTGTCAGGAATGTGTTTTTTCATTGTGTTACTTGCAGGAAGTTGAAAGAACCAGCTTTGAGTCAAAAGATGGCTGATCTTCCAGCAGACAGATTGGAACCTTCACCACCATTTAGTATTCtggtattgacctctttggaccctattacatcaaggaaggaagaaaggagttaa